From Desulfuromonas soudanensis, the proteins below share one genomic window:
- a CDS encoding proton-conducting transporter membrane subunit, whose amino-acid sequence MGLLLLSLALLTGSAVLALLSSARPRLATGFGLGGAAAGVLAGSLPALFCLSGGTSLFYSAAWSVPGGHFALQLDSLAAFFLLPIALLGLLCALYAAGYLRGHPKPRALGAHWFFFNLLLAAMILVVTAANALLFLAAWEVMTIASFFLVAFEHHLAEVRRAAWLYLVMAHLGLMLLLALFAVCGVRCGGFDFADFSRLRGLPVAEATLLFAVAAAGFGVKAGLFPLHVWLPDAHPAAPSHVSALMSGVLVKTGIYGILRFYTLLPSVSGTAGIVLMALGGTGALFGITLACFQSDIKRALAYSTVENIGIIFVGLGLGLYASANGQPALAVLGFGGGLLHIWNHSLFKGLMFLGAGSVLHATKTRDMDRLGGLLQRMPWTGGLLIGGSLAIAALPPFNGLISEYLIYLGLLQAGTSTGGFAGLLPLLMVGLLGLTGALAVVAFTRLTGITLLGQPRTAAAEAAHESSPLMLAPMVLLLSVSLAIGLFPLFAVDLLSPALAQLLPAGTTGIPAILAPLAPLGRWGLLLCLFFGLMALLLAILRRLRPEAQGATWGCGFPFPTPRMAYTGEAFAELTQNHLLPAALRPEVTAERPAGLFPAVSRLAQRALDPVLIKIFFPAVEGIARRSQRLRWLQQGKSQVYLFYIFLTCAVLMVWSVLEGRS is encoded by the coding sequence ATGGGCCTCCTCCTCCTTTCCCTGGCTCTTCTGACCGGAAGCGCAGTGCTGGCCCTCCTGAGCTCGGCCCGGCCGCGCCTGGCGACCGGTTTCGGCCTGGGCGGAGCCGCGGCGGGGGTCCTGGCGGGGAGTCTGCCAGCACTCTTCTGCCTCAGCGGAGGAACATCCCTTTTCTACAGCGCCGCCTGGTCCGTTCCCGGGGGGCACTTCGCACTGCAGCTCGACTCCCTGGCCGCCTTTTTTCTCCTGCCGATTGCCCTCCTCGGCCTTCTCTGCGCCCTCTACGCCGCCGGCTATCTGCGGGGGCACCCTAAGCCCCGTGCGCTGGGAGCGCACTGGTTTTTCTTCAATCTCCTGCTGGCCGCCATGATCCTGGTGGTCACGGCCGCCAACGCCCTCCTCTTTCTGGCGGCCTGGGAAGTGATGACCATCGCCTCCTTTTTTCTCGTCGCCTTCGAGCACCACCTCGCCGAGGTCCGCAGGGCCGCCTGGCTCTACCTGGTCATGGCCCACCTCGGTCTGATGCTCCTTCTGGCTCTCTTTGCCGTCTGCGGGGTGCGGTGCGGCGGTTTCGACTTCGCCGACTTTTCGCGGCTCAGGGGACTCCCTGTGGCCGAGGCCACCCTCCTTTTTGCCGTCGCCGCCGCCGGATTCGGCGTCAAGGCCGGCCTCTTCCCCCTCCATGTCTGGCTCCCGGATGCCCACCCGGCGGCCCCGAGCCACGTCTCGGCATTGATGTCCGGGGTTCTGGTGAAGACCGGCATCTACGGCATCCTGCGCTTTTACACCCTCCTCCCTTCGGTTTCCGGGACGGCGGGGATCGTCCTGATGGCCCTGGGCGGAACCGGCGCCCTCTTCGGCATCACCCTGGCCTGTTTTCAAAGCGACATCAAACGGGCCCTGGCCTACTCCACCGTGGAAAACATCGGCATCATCTTCGTCGGCCTCGGCCTCGGCCTCTACGCCTCCGCCAACGGCCAGCCGGCCCTGGCGGTCCTCGGTTTTGGCGGCGGGCTGCTGCACATCTGGAATCACTCCCTCTTCAAGGGGCTGATGTTCCTCGGCGCCGGCAGCGTTCTTCACGCCACCAAAACCCGGGACATGGACCGGCTCGGCGGTCTCCTCCAGCGCATGCCCTGGACCGGAGGACTCCTTATCGGCGGCAGCCTGGCGATCGCGGCCCTCCCCCCCTTCAACGGGCTGATCAGCGAATACCTGATCTATCTCGGCCTGCTGCAGGCGGGGACTTCGACCGGCGGCTTTGCCGGACTCCTGCCGCTGCTGATGGTCGGACTCCTCGGCCTCACCGGGGCCCTGGCCGTCGTCGCCTTCACCCGCCTGACGGGAATCACCCTTCTCGGCCAGCCCCGCACCGCCGCCGCCGAAGCCGCCCACGAATCGTCGCCGCTGATGCTTGCTCCGATGGTCCTGCTCCTGTCCGTCTCCCTTGCCATCGGCCTGTTCCCCCTCTTTGCCGTCGATCTCCTTTCTCCCGCCCTGGCCCAGCTCCTCCCCGCGGGCACGACGGGGATCCCGGCAATCCTTGCTCCCCTGGCGCCCCTCGGCCGCTGGGGGCTCCTCCTCTGCCTTTTCTTCGGCCTGATGGCGTTGCTCCTGGCGATCTTGCGGCGCCTTCGCCCGGAAGCCCAGGGCGCCACCTGGGGGTGCGGCTTTCCCTTCCCTACCCCGCGCATGGCCTACACCGGCGAGGCCTTCGCCGAACTGACCCAGAACCACCTCCTGCCGGCGGCGCTGCGCCCCGAGGTGACGGCCGAACGACCGGCCGGCCTCTTTCCCGCCGTTTCCCGCCTGGCCCAGAGGGCCCTCGACCCGGTGCTGATCAAAATCTTTTTCCCCGCCGTCGAAGGGATCGCCCGACGGAGCCAGCGCCTGCGCTGGCTGCAGCAGGGGAAATCCCAGGTCTATCTCTTCTACATCTTCCTGACCTGCGCGGTCCTGATGGTGTGGAGCGTTCTGGAAGGGAGGAGTTGA
- a CDS encoding YoaK family protein, with translation MPYSPYREKSSFHREHPWVVVFGTLLSSVAGYVNAVLLGIYHVPVSHMSGAVSRLAIDLSTANRPDFRGASAIFAGFLCGAILSGLIIGATQVRPGRRYGITMMIEGAILCTATLLLLGQNRLGIPLAAMACGLQNAMASSFYGLIIRTTHATGMVTDIGVLLGQFLRYRRIEVWKLALLTLLLSGFFTGGVLGALAYLRIGIPSLFLAAAGCGTAGLGYYLWRRRHLNDFVIDRWGVPAPEDM, from the coding sequence ATGCCCTATTCGCCGTACAGAGAAAAATCCAGCTTTCACCGGGAGCACCCCTGGGTCGTCGTCTTCGGCACGCTCCTGTCTTCGGTGGCCGGATATGTCAACGCCGTCCTGCTCGGGATCTACCATGTGCCGGTCAGTCACATGAGCGGCGCCGTGTCGCGCCTGGCCATCGATCTGTCCACCGCCAACCGCCCCGATTTCCGCGGCGCCTCGGCGATCTTCGCCGGCTTCCTCTGCGGCGCCATCCTCAGCGGCCTGATCATCGGCGCCACCCAGGTCCGACCCGGCCGCCGCTACGGGATCACCATGATGATCGAGGGGGCGATCCTCTGCACCGCGACCCTCCTCCTCCTCGGCCAGAACCGCCTCGGTATCCCCCTGGCGGCCATGGCCTGCGGTCTGCAGAACGCCATGGCCAGCAGTTTTTACGGCCTGATCATCCGCACCACCCATGCGACGGGGATGGTCACCGACATCGGCGTCCTCCTCGGCCAGTTTCTCCGCTATCGACGGATCGAAGTCTGGAAGCTGGCCCTGTTGACCCTCCTTCTCAGCGGCTTTTTCACCGGCGGCGTCCTCGGCGCCCTGGCCTACCTCCGCATCGGCATCCCCTCCCTCTTCCTTGCCGCCGCCGGCTGCGGCACCGCGGGACTGGGCTACTACCTCTGGCGCCGGCGCCATCTCAACGATTTCGTCATCGACCGTTGGGGCGTCCCCGCCCCGGAGGATATGTGA
- a CDS encoding PTS sugar transporter subunit IIA: MNLSVKDAARLLSVSEKTIYRWIKQDLIPAYKVHESYRFTRAELLDWASSRRMGVSPEAFAEPETDALPLPDLTTAMEAGGVFYRIEGRSRDEVLADVVAHLRLPDEVDRDSLQKALIARENLASTGVGEGIALPHPRSPYLLHVTRPTVTLCFLENPVDFRSLDGLPVQILFTLIAPTQRTHLHLLSLLGFLLKNQDFRRVLTEQGSREEIFAALMRAEEFQKQ, translated from the coding sequence ATGAACCTTTCTGTGAAGGATGCCGCCCGGCTCCTCTCCGTTTCGGAAAAAACGATCTACCGCTGGATCAAGCAGGACCTGATTCCTGCCTACAAGGTTCACGAGAGCTATCGCTTCACCCGCGCCGAGCTCCTCGACTGGGCCTCCTCGCGCCGCATGGGTGTTTCGCCGGAGGCCTTCGCCGAACCGGAAACCGATGCCCTGCCCCTCCCCGACCTGACGACCGCCATGGAGGCCGGAGGGGTCTTCTACCGTATCGAGGGGCGGAGTCGCGACGAGGTGCTGGCCGACGTCGTGGCGCACCTGCGCCTCCCCGACGAGGTCGACCGAGACTCTCTGCAAAAAGCCCTCATCGCCCGGGAGAACCTCGCCTCGACGGGGGTCGGCGAGGGGATCGCCCTCCCGCACCCGCGCAGCCCGTACCTCCTCCACGTCACCCGGCCGACCGTCACTCTCTGCTTCCTCGAAAATCCCGTCGATTTCCGGTCTCTGGACGGCCTTCCGGTCCAGATCCTTTTCACCCTCATCGCCCCCACCCAGCGAACCCATCTCCACCTCCTCTCCCTCCTCGGCTTTCTCCTTAAAAACCAGGATTTCCGGAGGGTTCTCACCGAACAGGGGAGCCGCGAGGAGATTTTTGCCGCCCTGATGCGGGCGGAAGAGTTTCAGAAGCAATAA